A DNA window from Ipomoea triloba cultivar NCNSP0323 chromosome 10, ASM357664v1 contains the following coding sequences:
- the LOC116031690 gene encoding probable inactive receptor kinase At1g48480, with product MLLLLLLHSFVSLAASSDLSTDLAALLAFRSAVGGRAFLWNTTDSTPCNWPGVKCENQRVAVLRLPGSSLSGEIPANTLANLTRLRTLSLRLNSLSGSLPSDFSKCTELRNLYLQGNHFSGPVPAFLSGLHSLVRVNLATNNFSGEIPAGFNNLTRLRTLYLENNRLSGSIPDLHLPNLDQFNVSFNSLNGTVPKSLEAMPAEAFSGNSLCGRPLHLCPGHKVPAAIATGGIEIGKSNKKRRLSGGAIAGIIIGSILGFLLLLLAVFVLCRKRSGNKARSIDIPTYKLPQPDTDISGEKPMIHSENGDSGNGYSAAAAGETVKEIEAREGGNVDKKLLFFGNSMKAFDLEDLLRASAEVLGKGTFGTTYKAVLEMGTAVAVKRLKDVTTSEKEFRDKMESIGAMSHGNLVPLRAYYYSKEERLLVHDYLPMGSLSALLHGNKGASRTPLNWERRSGIALGAARGIEYLHSRGPNVSHGNIKSSNILLTKSYESQVSDFGLATIVGPSSSPTRVIGYRAPEVTEPRRVSQKADVYSFGVLLLELLTGKAPTHAILNEDGVDLPRWVQSVVREEWTSEVFDLELLRYQSVEEEMVQLLQLAIDCVAQYPDNRPSMSEVTRRIEELHDSHLGHHQEPSELVTAT from the exons ATGCTGCTGCTACTGCTGCTCCACTCATTCGTCTCTCTCGCTGCTTCTTCAGATCTGAGCACTGACCTTGCTGCGCTCTTGGCCTTCCGTTCCGCCGTGGGTGGCCGCGCGTTTCTCTGGAACACCACCGATTCTACCCCCTGCAACTGGCCCGGAGTGAAATGCGAGAACCAAAGGGTCGCCGTTCTCCGCCTCCCGGGCTCTTCTCTCTCCGGGGAAATCCCGGCGAACACGCTCGCCAACTTAACGCGCCTCCGTACGCTCAGCCTTCGCCTCAACAGCCTCTCCGGGTCTCTCCCGTCGGATTTCTCCAAATGTACGGAGCTTCGGAATCTCTACCTCCAGGGGAACCACTTCTCGGGGCCCGTGCCCGCTTTCCTCTCCGGGCTTCACTCTCTGGTCCGCGTGAATCTCGCTACCAATAACTTCTCCGGCGAAATCCCGGCCGGGTTCAACAACTTGACCCGTTTGCGCACGCTCTATCTCGAAAACAACCGCCTCTCCGGGTCCATTCCGGACCTACACCTCCCAAACCTTGACCAGTTTAACGTCTCCTTCAACAGCTTAAATGGGACGGTACCAAAAAGCCTCGAAGCAATGCCGGCGGAGGCGTTTTCCGGAAATTCACTCTGTGGGAGGCCTCTCCATTTATGCCCCGGACACAAAGTTCCGGCTGCTATAGCCACCGGCGGGATAGAAATCGGGAAATCCAACAAAAAAAGGAGACTTTCCGGCGGAGCCATTGCCGGAATTATCATAGGATCTATCCTGGGATTCCTCCTGTTATTACTAGCCGTTTTCGTGCTATGTAGAAAGAGAAGTGGAAACAAAGCTCGGTCTATCGATATCCCGACGTATAAACTCCCGCAACCGGACACAGATATCTCCGGCGAGAAGCCAATGATTCATAGCGAAAACGGCGACTCCGGTAACGGCTattcggcggcggcggcgggggaAACAGTGAAGGAAATAGAGGCTAGAGAAGGTGGGAATGTGGATAAGAAGCTTCTGTTCTTTGGGAACAGTATGAAAGCTTTTGATTTGGAAGATCTGTTGAGAGCTTCTGCAGAAGTTCTTGGGAAGGGGACGTTTGGGACGACTTATAAGGCTGTTCTGGAGATGGGCACTGCCGTGGCTGTGAAGAGATTGAAAGATGTCACCACTTCTGAGAAGGAATTTAGAGACAAAATGGAGAGCATTGGTGCTATGAGCCATGGGAATTTGGTGCCTCTTAGAGCTTATTACTATAGCAAAGAGGAAAGGCTTCTTGTCCATGACTATTTGCCTATGGGAAGCTTGTCTGCTTTGCTTCATG GTAACAAGGGTGCAAGCAGGACACCGTTGAATTGGGAACGGAGGTCTGGCATTGCCCTAGGAGCTGCCCGGGGGATTGAATACTTGCATTCTCGGGGCCCCAATGTCTCTCACGGGAACATCAAATCGTCCAACATTCTCCTAACTAAATCGTACGAATCCCAAGTCTCCGATTTTGGCCTAGCCACTATTGTTGGACCATCGTCGTCTCCTACCCGAGTTATTGGCTATCGAGCACCAGAGGTAACTGAGCCACGCAGGGTCTCCCAGAAGGCGGATGTCTATAGTTTTGGGGTGCTGCTCTTGGAACTTCTAACGGGGAAGGCTCCCACCCATGCGATCTTGAACGAGGATGGCGTTGACCTGCCACGATGGGTTCAGTCTGTAGTCCGGGAGGAGTGGACTTCAGAAGTGTTCGACCTTGAACTCCTTAGGTACCAGAGCGTCGAGGAAGAAATGGTGCAGCTCCTGCAGCTCGCCATTGATTGCGTGGCTCAGTACCCCGACAACCGACCCTCAATGTCCGAGGTCACAAGAAGGATCGAAGAACTACACGATTCGCACTTGGGACATCATCAGGAACCCTCTGAACTTGTCACTGCAACCTAG